The following coding sequences lie in one Montipora foliosa isolate CH-2021 chromosome 11, ASM3666993v2, whole genome shotgun sequence genomic window:
- the LOC137976176 gene encoding galanin receptor type 1-like, translating to MPCFQSVLNQSTSCQTSPNSSSFSLAPEPEALRLTRIVVFILIAALALLGNCVVFREVWRNPGPKPFAHYLVSNLAFAEIVSMICLIFTFHAYERPYSWRLGHVMCKILEPLQISSLLVVTTTLAMLAIYRCVLLIKPMVAAKLNRRKTYCAILVSWVVSVGLSLPAGHYRVVNSYGQKCEIHYCEEIFPEGLQHHQNTYSIVLFVFNFALPFVIMAVSYTLASKKITDFVFVLKRTQQEENMVAPASVTRASTLMEGVQEARDRGEVEHDNHAAIQVLSRKSKISPDSQHTLTNTNQDVIELENDFIRMVYALVLTFIVCYIPYQVQFLMTEFNVKAFRCWSHRNSFNRIVFTLTCLPSALHPVFYGLMSKTYRKAFIKMIACRSVT from the coding sequence ATGCCTTGCTTTCAAAGCGTCCTCAATCAGTCCACCTCGTGTCAAACCTCGCCTAATAGCAGTTCTTTTTCTCTCGCTCCTGAACCAGAGGCTCTTCGACTTACTCGCATTGTTGTGTTCATTTTGATAGCAGCACTCGCTTTGTTGGGAAACTGCGTGGTGTTTCGAGAAGTGTGGAGAAATCCTGGCCCAAAACCGTTCGCACATTACTTAGTCAGCAACTTGGCATTTGCTGAAATCGTCAGCATGATCTGTTTAATCTTCACCTTCCACGCTTACGAGCGGCCGTATTCGTGGAGGCTGGGACATGTCATGTGCAAGATTCTGGAGCCTTTGCAAATATCAAGTCTGTTGGTCGTCACGACAACTTTAGCCATGCTTGCTATCTATCGTTGCGTTCTGCTCATCAAGCCAATGGTGGCAGCGAAGTTAAATCGCAGGAAAACGTACTGTGCTATACTTGTCTCGTGGGTGGTGTCCGTTGGATTGTCACTACCTGCAGGTCATTACCGTGTGGTGAATTCATATGGTCAGAAATGCGAAATCCATTATTGTGAAGAGATATTTCCTGAGGGTCTCCAGCACCACCAGAATACCTACTCTATTGTCCTTTTCGTGTTCAACTTTGCTCTACCGTTTGTCATAATGGCAGTTTCTTATACTTTGGCCAGTAAGAAAATCACAGACTTTGTTTTTGTGCTGAAAAGAACTCAACAAGAGGAGAATATGGTGGCCCCTGCGTCTGTCACGCGAGCATCAACTCTGATGGAAGGTGTGCAAGAAGCAAGGGACAGAGGCGAAGTAGAGCACGATAACCATGCAGCGATCCAGGTTTTGTCCAGGAAATCGAAAATATCACCGGATAGTCAGCACACATTGACAAATACCAACCAAGACGTCATCGAGCTGGAAAACGATTTTATTCGAATGGTGTATGCATTGGTGTTGACTTTTATTGTTTGTTATATCCCTTATCAAGTTCAGTTTCTTATGACAGAGTTTAACGTAAAGGCGTTTAGGTGTTGGTCTCATCGAAACAGTTTCAATAGGATTGTTTTCACCTTAACTTGTTTGCCAAGCGCTCTACATCCCGTGTTTTACGGGCTGATGAGCAAGACTTATCGGAAGGCTTTTATCAAGATGATAGCTTGTAGATCTGTCACATAG